In Crassostrea angulata isolate pt1a10 chromosome 6, ASM2561291v2, whole genome shotgun sequence, a genomic segment contains:
- the LOC128189855 gene encoding uncharacterized protein LOC128189855, whose amino-acid sequence MTFYTLFLLVFTIGIIMEFTSVSFLLTVISIAICASNPSQDKRCSSHIPNGVLGRNCTGNVGSYCQVSCYHGYQLHNDVLGIYCNKDRRWSVIETKICQQVEENIPEKRSLTTEAVLGGAVTGFLSVCLTYIVIMMVKQKIKKINDNEDFSLHQRSIEQSRQNDYLETVAFVSSSRNPTTCVNEAEINRTEVKQDQEVRKPEESTATRPNDKPKIHLYHNVFRKGSYENV is encoded by the exons atgACTTTTTATACCCTATTTCTCCTAGTGTTCACGATAGGTATAATCATGGAATTTACtagtgtttcttttcttttgactGTTATATCAATTGCAATTTGTGCATCAAATCCTTCACAAG acaAAAGATGCTCGAGCCATATTCCTAATGGTGTATTGGGTAGAAATTGTACTGGAAATGTTGGCTCCTACTGCCAAGTGTCATGTTACCATGGTTACCAACTACATAACGACGTTTTGGGTATATATTGCAACAAGGACAGACGATGGTCTGTGATAGAAACTAAGATTTGTCAACAAGTTGAAG AAAACATTCCGGAAAAGCGGTCATTAACTACAGAGGCAGTCCTTGGGGGCGCTGTGACCGGATTCCTTAGCGTCTGTCTGACATACATAGTTATCATGATggttaaacaaaaaatcaa GAAGATAAATGACAATGAAGACTTTTCTCTTCATCAACGGAGCATTGAACAGTCACGTCAAAATGACTATTTGGAGACGGTGGCCTTCGTTTCGTCTTCAAGGAATCCGACCACTTGTGTCAATGAGGCGGAGATTAACAGGACAGAGGTTAAACAAGACCAGGAAGTAAGAAAGCCGGAAGAAAGTACAGCCACTCGGCCCAACGACAAGCCGAAGATTCATCTGTATCATAACGTATTCAGAAAAGGTTCCTACGAAAACGTGTGA